The Ooceraea biroi isolate clonal line C1 chromosome 1, Obir_v5.4, whole genome shotgun sequence genome has a window encoding:
- the LOC105280448 gene encoding myotubularin-related protein 6 codes for MEQIKIPKVENVRMLDKYSNNHSVGTLYLTVTHLIFVERSGKKKIWVLYTHISNIEKQPLTTTGSPLYIKCKHFFIVTFVIPKERDCHEIYLTLLKLSCPASLEDLYCFNYQENEDILPRHAGWTFFNIQSEFQRQGVPNEEWSLSYLNTNYELCDTYPRYLYVPNTCTNNILSGSAKFRSRGRLPVLTYLHSNKAAICRCSQPLSGFSARCPEDEQMMYNILCTNLNSKYMYVVDTRPRINAFANRAAGKGYENENFYDNIKFHFFGIENIHVMRTSLNKLLDLQRSTSMSAFLSGLESSGWLKHIRSILETAWFIARAVSNGVSVVVHCSDGWDRTAQVCSLAALLLDPYYRTIQGFQALIEKDWLSFGHKFSDRCGYISSDGKELAPIFTQFIDATYQLLQQYPYKFQFNEYFLLTLHDHVHSCQHGTFIGNSEKERQILRLSERTYSLWGYLANNMNEYINPIYRCNRYNNEESVDVLRPKLAPQSIILWRNLYFRFESGIHPRETCEDLLLTIHDHTSSLEDHVKLLLKRINFLGQILSTNANNTQRKEKHKFDNKFMKETLSETIIENTANHDEKLKAKLKTNQLENELKTVALEWKSSRNMEECGCSTTFDAFNKKHHCWSCGDVLCTRCMAVHTKLPGHLSQRAVPTCKSCYQNSGISATSP; via the exons ATGGAACAGATAAAGATTCCTaag GTAGAAAATGTACGAATGTTGGATAAATATAGCAATAACCATTCCGTTGGTACACTTTACTTAACGGTGACACATCTGATCTTCGTTGAAAGAAGtggcaaaaagaaaatatgg GTATTATACACGCATATCTCAAACATAGAAAAACAGCCATTGACAACAACAGGATCACCATTGTACATTAAgtgcaaacatttttttattgttacattcGTTATCCCAAAAGAACGTGATTgccatgaaatttatttaacattattaaagtTATCTTGTCCAG CTAGTTTGGAAgatttatattgctttaattatcaagaaaatgaaGATATATTACCCCGGCATGCAGGATGGACTTTTTTCAATATACAAAGTGAATTTCAGCGGCAGGGTGTTCCAAATGAAGAATGGTCactttcatatttaaatactaattatGAA cTTTGCGATACTTACCCAAGGTACTTATATGTTCCTAATACGTGTACTAACAACATTTTATCGGGCAGTGCAAAGTTCAGGAGCAGAGGAAGACTGCCAGTTTTAACTTACTTACACTCAAATAAG GCTGCCATTTGTCGCTGTAGTCAACCACTCTCAGGATTTAGTGCAAGATGTCCTGAAGATGAGCAAATGATGTATAACATATTATGTACAAATCTCAATTCGAAATACATGTATGTTGTCGATACGAGGCCACGA ATTAATGCGTTTGCTAACAGAGCTGCGGGAAAGGGATacgaaaacgaaaatttcTACGACAACATCAAATTTCACTTCTTTGGGATAGAAAACATTCATGTAATGAGAACAAGTTTAAACAAACTGTTGGACT TGCAAAGATCGACGTCCATGAGCGCATTTTTAAGCGGCTTAGAGAGCAGTGGTTGGTTGAAGCACATTCGCTCCATTTTGGAAACCGCTTGGTTTATTGCACGGGCAGTTTCGAATGGCGTGAGTGTGGTTGTGCATTGCAGCGATGGATGGGATCGCACTGCACAAGTATGCTCGCTGGCTGCATTACTGTTAGATCCATATTACAGGACGATCCAAGGTTTCCAA GCTTTAATAGAAAAGGACTGGCTGTCGTTTGGTCATAAATTTAGCGATCGTTGTGGCTACATCAGCAGCGATGGTAAAGAACTCGCCCCAATATTTACGCAGTTCATAGATGCAACGTATCAGCTGCTGCAACAATATCCATACAAGTTTCAGTTCAATGagtattttcttttaacattACACGATCATGTACATAGTTGTCAACATGGCACGTTCATCGGTAATTCAGAAAAGGAAAGGCAAATTTTAAG attGTCTGAGCGAACGTATTCATTATGGGGCTACTTGGCAAACAACATGAACGAGTATATAAACCCAATTTACAGGTGCAATCGTTACAATAACGAGGAGTCTGTCGATGTACTTCGACCTAAACTGGCGCCACAAtctattat cCTTTGGAGAAACTTGTATTTCAGATTTGAAAGTGGGATACACCCTAGGGAGACATGCGAAGACTTGCTACTGACGATTCATGATCACACGAGTTCTTTAGAGGATCATGTGAAACTTTTGCTAAAA CGAATCAACTTTCTGGGACAAATTTTAAGTACAAACGCAAATAACACTCAGAGGAAGGAAaagcataaatttgataataaattcatgaagGAAACTTTATCGGAGACCATAATAGAGAATACTGCGAATCACGACGAGAAGTTAAAAGCTAAATTAAAGACGAATCAATTGGAGAATGAGTTGAAGACGGTTGCTTTAGAGTGGAAATCGTCGCGAAATATGGAAGAATGTGGATGTTCTACTACGTTTGATGCTTTCAACAAGAAG CATCATTGCTGGTCCTGCGGTGATGTGTTGTGCACAAGGTGTATGGCGGTGCACACCAAATTACCTGGACACCTGTCGCAACGTGCCGTACCTACGTGTAAATCATGTTACCAGAATTCCGGCATATCCGCCACTAGTCCTTAA
- the LOC105280450 gene encoding synembryn translates to MEQVHNRNRDELLSKLIKCDHDTYEEFCKNIVIFLEVYDKQMTITELNNDCLREKLWKKLFHYLRDYSHLDHCHHFIAALRILSRDKTNLNDLITDDALNIILQNASLTKICEEKQISYTTVTIESLKLLCNLLYNSVKVQQSDVVISCLPYLIDRVGNYNNDVPHDVKLFDIRILFLITALNTSTRNIIKNDIRGDVCLIKILEDFVAQNKDSETVAVQTEEITILCEVLKVLFNLYIHSDSVAIEDQEKYRNLELILSKLLTFKYAQQQDDLESFVVNLFTVIPFSHPTPIIQSTESKNAHDNTIMYGDADMSTICVLLKFLDKRLDCKTRVVENISPVITALIRLVKAEKIIREYVRFQILPPLKDVMNRPEEGTTSRAKLCKLLTSPLTELHDLVAELLFVLCKENVSRMVKYTGYGNAAGMLAKKGLLGRSQAETHSSDSEDSETEEYLKYKEQINPIIGCYEPPKSNPLEGMTEEQKEYEALQLVNLVDKLTREGVVRPCRIVDDGKPEPIEHVLELQNELPKQQYGRKDSDSE, encoded by the exons atggAACAAGTACATAACAGAAACAGGGATGAGCTACTCTCGAAATTGATTAAATGTGATCACGACACGTATgaagaattttgtaagaatattgttattttcctGGAAGTT TATGATAAACAGATGACTATCACAGAACTGAATAATGATTGTTTACGGGAGAAACTGTggaagaaattatttcattatctaAGAGATTACAGCCATTTAGATCATTGTCATCATTTCATAGCTGCTTTGAGAATACTCAG CCGAGACAAAACTAACTTGAATGACTTAATTACTGATGacgcattaaatattatattacaaaatgctagtttaacaaaaatttgcGAGGAGAAGCAAATCTCATACACAACTG TTACAATAGAatcattgaaattattatgcaaCTTGTTGTACAATAGCGTAAAAGTACAACAGTCAGACGTAGTAATATCTTGCTTGCCATATCTTATTGACCGAGTTGGAAATTATAACAACGATGTTCCCCATGATGTTAAGTTGTTCGATATTAGAATACTATTTTTAATCACTGCATTAAATACTTCTACaaggaatataataaaaaatgatatacgTGGTGACGTatgtctcattaaaatattggaaGACTTTGTGGCACAAAACAAAGATAGTGAAACAGTTGCAGTTCAG ACTGAAGAAATAACGATTCTTTGTGAAGTTTTAAAGGTTCTGTTTAATTTGTACATACACTCTGATAGCGTTGCAATTGAAGATCAAGAGAAATACAGGAACTTGGAATTAATCCTATCTAAACTGTTAACTTTTAAATATGCACAACAGCAAGATGATCTTGAAAG CTTCGTGGTCAATCTATTCACTGTCATACCATTTAGCCATCCGACACCAATTATACAGTCTACTGAAAGCAAGAATGCACACGATAACACAATTATGTACGGAGACGCCGATATGAGCACTATATGTGTTTTACTTAAGTTTTTAGATAAAAGATTAGACTGTAAGACACGTGTAGTAGAAAACATTTCTCCAGTGATTACCGCACTGATCAGACTCGTCAAGGCAGAGAAGATTATTCGCGAATACGTAAGGTTTCAG ATTCTACCTCCATTGAAGGATGTAATGAATCGTCCTGAAGAAGGAACTACGTCGAGGGCCAAGTTATGCAAGTTGCTAACGTCGCCTCTTACCGAGTTACATGATCTAGTTGCGGAACTTTTATTCGTTCTTTGTAAAGAGAATG TTAGTCGCATGGTAAAGTATACAGGATACGGAAATGCGGCAGGAATGCTAGCTAAGAAGGGATTGTTGGGACGTAGCCAAGCAGAGACTCATTCTTCTGATTCAGAGGACAGCGAAACGGAGGAATATCTCAAATATAAGGAGCA AATAAACCCAATAATCGGATGCTACGAACCACCCAAATCAAATCCACTTGAAGGTATGACAGAGGAGCAAAAAGAGTACGAAGCCTTACAATTAGTAAATCTTGTTGATAAATTAACAAG GGAAGGAGTTGTGCGTCCTTGCCGTATCGTAGATGACGGGAAACCAGAACCTATAGAACACGTTCTGGAATTACAGAACGAATTACCGAAACAGCAATATGGTCGGAAGGATTCTGATTCAGAATAA